From the Acidobacteriota bacterium genome, the window AAACATTAGACAGTTGAGATATATCAAAATGTTTATTAATAAAAAATATTATTTCCTTTTCCAAGAGAAACGATGCATAATTTGAACTAAAAGATGCATTTAGTATATTGCTCATTTTATTCTCTCTTTCTTAAATTCTCAGGAACTATGGCATCTATAGCATTGGTTGAATGAACATAATAAATGGGATCGTTTGTATTTGGATGATATTTATTGGTTCTAACAACTTTTGTGATTATTGCCTTAAATTTGAGAATTGAGCCATCTTTGAGTTCATAAACATTCCAATTTTCTTCTTTTATTTTGAATTCTACTTCCTCTCCTTCTACCCACTCTGAACCTATTAAAACTTTGATTTTTCTCTCCATAATATCCTCCTTCCTTTTCTATAATTCATAACTTAGATTAAACAATAAGTCAAATTATAGTTTTTCATCTTTTATTAATTGCTTTTTTAAGCTCCCTTGCAACATCCTCATCTGTTAACTGCAAATACCTTTGAGTAGTGGATAAAGAGACATGACCTAATATCTTCCTTACGGCTTCAAGATTGACCCCTTTTTTAAGATATAGAGTGGCTGAGGTATGTCTTAGTGTATGAGGTGAAACATTTTTGTTTATCTTGGCTTTTTTTGCTATCCTGGAAATAATATATCCTGCTTCTCTTGAGCTAAGAGGAAAAAGATTATCTTCTGGGGATTTATCTTTAATATAATCTGCTAACCTTTCCAGAAGCTCATCTGACACTATAGGGACCCTTCTGTCCTTTTTCCCTTTTCCTTGATTGATTCTAAGGTAAAACTCTGAGCCTTCCTCTTCAATATCTTTAACTTTTAAATTCAAAGCTTCAGAAATCCTTAATCCTGCAGTCAATAAAAGTTTGATGAAAAGTCTGTCTCTTTCTGGATTCCTTGTCTTTAAAGAGGCAGATAAAAGAGCTGAAGCCTCTGATTCTGAAAGAACCTGAGGAAGTTTCAATTCGGCTTTAACTTTAGGTAATTCAATATGGATTCCTTTCCATTTAAGATATACTGAAAAAGATGTCAGTTTCCTCTGCTTGGTTCTATTGGTCCATCCTTTTCCATTCATTGAAGATAGCCATCTCTCAATTGATTCTCTCTCTATTCTTTTGGTGAAAGAAAAGAATTGTTTTAAATCATTAGTGAAAGCTCTGATTGTATGTTCTGATAATCCCCTTCCCTCAAGAAATTGCCTGAATTCTTCTATTTCTTTGTTTATGTTTTTCATTAAATCCACCTTTTTATATTCTTATATTGTTCCATATAAGAATAAATGTCAAGTAAAAATATCTGACACTATAAGAATGGAAATCAAGAAATAGCTTGATTCACAGGTAAAGGGAATATATGGGTTGACTCAAAATCTCTCGTCCTGGTGCAAATCAGAAGGCTTATTTAGTCTGTTTTAACTGATTCAAGCTAAATATATACCCAGGGTAGGGATTCAGGAGACCATAGGGAAGAGAACCCATAATATATGTTAACTCCCTAACAATAGGACAATAGCTCCCTGGATTAATATATAGATTTTGATTTTCTTTTTGCTAAATTTAGCGAATTTTGATTATTTAAATTTAGATAGAATATTCAAGCTCAAAGATAAAAGAAATATCCACAATGCTTTATATAAAATCTATTGATTTTATTAAATCTTCTGATAATTCAATAATTAATTTAACCTAAGTAAGGGAAAAGGGAAAAGATATATAAAAGAGAAACATTAACATTAATATAGATTATCTTTTCTTTTTATTTTTAAAGTATTTATTATAAAAAATGCTCTCCAATTCCTTTAACCTTCGCTCATAATATTTCTCTGCTTCCCTTATGATACTTTCGTTCTCCTCCTCTAATTCCCCCCATTCCCATTTATCCTCAAATGGATTGTATCTTAATATAGAATCTTTAGGAGCAGTCTCCCATCTATCTTCAAAAGCATTGTATTTAACCTTTCCGTCTTTTTCTTTCCATTCCCATTTATTCTTAAAGGGATTGTATGAAGTTATACTATCAGGCTTCTCGTAGCTCCATGTCCCTTCAAAAGCATTATATCTTAAGATTGCATTCTTTGTGGTGGTTTCCCATTTCCCTGTGAATGGATTGTATTTCTTTTCAGCATAAAGGTCTTGGGTGAAAAATACTACAAAAATTAAAAAACAAATGGCTAAAAATATCATAAATTTTTTCATCATATCTCCTATTTATATTCTTTACTATCTGATGTCAAGTAAAATGGTCAGAATAGCATCAAAAAACTTACCAGTATGGGGGTAGGTTGCGGTT encodes:
- a CDS encoding tyrosine-type recombinase/integrase, translated to MKNINKEIEEFRQFLEGRGLSEHTIRAFTNDLKQFFSFTKRIERESIERWLSSMNGKGWTNRTKQRKLTSFSVYLKWKGIHIELPKVKAELKLPQVLSESEASALLSASLKTRNPERDRLFIKLLLTAGLRISEALNLKVKDIEEEGSEFYLRINQGKGKKDRRVPIVSDELLERLADYIKDKSPEDNLFPLSSREAGYIISRIAKKAKINKNVSPHTLRHTSATLYLKKGVNLEAVRKILGHVSLSTTQRYLQLTDEDVARELKKAINKR